The following are encoded together in the Romeriopsis navalis LEGE 11480 genome:
- a CDS encoding DUF4114 domain-containing protein — MFNNKFFTSAIVAAAAVTGVLAQATSAAAFDWDNNWQQPEIFSGQSQGFDHTQFQQFVQAEGLAVQNSGQKQIDASNLFLKYDHNVKVSFVNEGAGYRNQLGFETTGTTSGTGALFTDIACSGAGCQGDWGGNTLNLGDTVKMGTVKGGTQLDFFLRGNGYNWGDNAYTYGTQSADNPDGLQHVVSYTYGDRYLVLGFEDLYGDGTSKQGKFNKKSDRDFNDTVFVVDIGEANVRYLNGEDVPEPAAAAALIGVGGAAWMKRRKKAAN; from the coding sequence ATGTTCAACAACAAATTCTTTACCTCCGCTATCGTTGCTGCTGCTGCTGTAACTGGCGTCCTCGCTCAAGCCACGTCCGCTGCCGCCTTCGACTGGGATAACAACTGGCAACAGCCAGAAATCTTCAGCGGCCAAAGCCAAGGTTTCGACCACACACAGTTCCAACAGTTTGTTCAGGCTGAAGGATTAGCCGTTCAGAACAGTGGCCAAAAGCAAATTGATGCAAGCAACCTGTTCTTGAAGTACGACCACAATGTTAAAGTTTCTTTCGTCAACGAAGGTGCTGGCTACCGTAACCAGTTAGGGTTTGAAACCACTGGTACGACGAGTGGCACCGGCGCGCTGTTCACTGACATCGCTTGTTCTGGTGCAGGCTGTCAAGGTGACTGGGGCGGCAACACACTCAATCTCGGCGACACCGTCAAAATGGGTACCGTCAAAGGCGGCACACAACTTGACTTCTTCCTCCGGGGGAACGGCTATAACTGGGGTGATAATGCTTACACCTACGGCACACAGAGCGCTGACAATCCCGACGGCTTGCAGCACGTTGTTTCCTATACCTACGGCGATCGCTACCTCGTCTTGGGCTTCGAAGACCTCTACGGCGATGGCACAAGCAAGCAAGGTAAGTTCAATAAGAAGTCTGACCGTGACTTCAATGACACCGTCTTTGTTGTGGACATCGGTGAAGCCAACGTCCGCTACCTGAACGGCGAAGATGTGCCGGAGCCCGCTGCTGCGGCGGCACTCATCGGGGTCGGCGGCGCCGCTTGGATGAAGCGTCGCAAGAAAGCTGCGAACTAA